In Candidatus Micrarchaeum acidiphilum ARMAN-2, the genomic window TTCAACAAGGCTTCTTATGCCGTTGTTGGCCTCTACGGTTATATGCTTTGTAGACTTTTCGTCTAGGCCCAGCCCATCGATCGCAGGCATGGCAAGAGAGAGCACTTCTTGATCTATGCCTAGCCTGTCCATTACAGACAGCCTGTATTCCACATCGCGCAGTGCCCTGAGGGAATTCGCCATGTTTTTTACCATGTCTGGAATGCTTCCCATGGCATTGATATATTCATCCGGATATATGTGGTTGAATATGTCAATTTTCATAATAAGCATTGGCGAATCTAAATTTATAAGCATTATCGCTGTTTTGCCGCATATGCATTGTATGGATGCAGGCACAGCACTATACATAAATATCTATTGATAAAATTGATATGTGATTGATATGGAAAGGATTGAAATGTGCCCAACACTCGAAGTGCTCCACTTATTGGGGAGAAAGTGGGCCGTTCCAGTGCTTGACGAAATATATTTTTCAGAGAAATACGCAAGATTCAACGATATGGCGAGCTCTCTGCACCCAATAACTCCGAGAGAGCTGAACCTTATGCTATTAAAGCTGGTTGATTCCGGCATTGTAGAAAAGGTTGATCTTCGCGGGAAAACCGCCTACACCCTGACAAAAAGAGGCGTACTAGTGCACGATCTAATAAAAGCCATAAAACGTCAGGGCAACAAGTTAGGAAATGAAGGGTACGACTGCGTGAACACGAGGTGCAGTCAGTGCGCGCAGTTCAAAGTCTGCCTTAACGAATAGCCAGTCTGCGCTGGCATACTGCAGATTATGCACGATTCTTAATTATATGTTCAATCCCAAAAGCGGTAACCGACATAGTTGCGAGCTCAACCGCGTTTTTGAGCGCTGACTCTGGGCCTGCTCCCGCTGCGGTTTGGGCCATAAATGCCCCTCCGAGTATGTCTCCGGAACCGCTTTTTTCCACCTGCTTTACTCTTGGTGCCTGCGCATGGAATGCAGTGCCTTTGCCAGAGTACACTGCCCCGTACCTGCCGAGCTTGTAGACAAACGCCTTGCTTTCTAGCAGTGGCTTGTCAATAAGCCTAAATTCGTTCATGTCAAAGAAAAGCACGTCGGCAACTGCCATTGCGGCAGATATTTCTGCGTGCCTGCTCACCAGGTACTCTTTTACAGTGTCAATGCCTATCACAGCGCCTTTCACCGTGGACCTGATGTAGGACGCCACATCGCCTTGCTTTTTTGGGTCCGTAGTTGCTATGTAGTAATATTTACACTTCAGATAATGCTCAGGAATCATCCGGATCGAAAATCTTTCGCGCACACCCGGAAAAATCTGGATGTCCCGCTTATAGCCGTCCTTGGCGTATTTGCACACGCACAAGAAGCTGCTTCCCGGTGAAGTTTGAACGCCTTCTGTGTCTGCGCCAAGGAGTGCAAGTTTGCCCATGTCATAATCGCTACCTACTATTGAGAGCAGTCCTACCCTGTCCGAGAACCTCGAGGCACCAGCTGCAGCATAATATGCAGATCCGCCCTGCATTTTCATGTTGATATCCGGTGCATGCAGTTCGTCATAGCCCAGGTCTCCGAATATCACAAGTTCTGGCGCTTTTTTAACTTCGTCCATAGGTTCCGCCTTTCAGGTCATGCGGTTCATTCGTCAAACTTTAAGGTTTTAAAGCTTTTCAAATCCATGCCGTGCATGGCGTAGACCTTTTCCCAGCTTATATTCCCAAGCTCCCTTCCAGCTATTCCTATCTCAGATATGGCCGACCGCACCTCTCTTTCGGACTTTGCCTCGACTTCAGCTACCGGCTTAAGCTTCGGCCATTCGTTTATGGTTATCTCTGCATTTTTGTAGATGTAAGTATATCTGACGTTTTCCTGATACAGCCCGTCGCCCAGTGCTTTCTGGAATATCTTTACGGCGGTGTCAAAGTCTTCAACAGCGGTTTCCAGCTCTTCGGTATTGGCGAGGCCGCTGCCGGTCCTGTACTTGTAGGTGACTGTGGCGGTTTTTCCGTCGGTCCTCACGCGTATGAATCTGTCCTCGTTTTCGGCCTTCTTTAAAGCGAAGACCCACCTTTTTTGCAGTGTCTTGCCAGCGAATTTAGCGCCGTTTTTTTCCAACTTTGCAATCAGGCCGTCCTTGTCTATGTCGATTATCTTAGTTTCAATTTCGATCATTCAATCACTGCAGCAAGATTTTCGTATAGTATCTTTCCTCCGCTTAAAAGGCTTTTATATATTTGCTCGTGGCTTACTGCATCATTTTTTAGGTCTATGAGGTTGTCGGTCCTGGCCCCGCAGGGCTGCAGTATGCCTGTGGGTGAGAGCCTGGCATAATATCTGCAGCCCTCTAGGCATGCGCTTCGGGCTTTGCAGTTAACTACGGGGCAGTTGTTTGTCAGCGAATCCTTCAGGTCGATTATTGCGTTGCCTATTATGAAAATCTTGCCGTAGTAAGGCTGTATGTATGAATATGCAGAAGATGCCCGGGCGTCAAGCCTTTTTTCGAATTCCTTAAGCAACTGGTCAAAATGCTCCTGGTTCTGCCCGCTCTGGTCAATTATATGGAAAAATTTTATTCTGATGCCGAGGTTGTCTGAAAGCGCTATGTAATCGTCCAATTCCGCAAACGTTTCGTCTCTGATAAGCACATTTACACTTGTTTTGAGCCCGGAGCCTATTGCGCTTATTACGCCTTTCATTACAGCTTCTTGCGCGTCTATTCCAGTTATGCGCTTGAATTCGGTCCTGTCAAGTGAGTGCATCGACACATTTACCTCATTCAAGCCGGCATCCTTTAGGCGTGAGGCAAGGTTAGGATTCCCGCCAGAAAGCCGTGTTCCGTTCGTCGTAAGTTTGATATTTTTTATGTACCCTATTTTGCGCATTCTTGAAATAAGGTCTAAAAGTTCAGTTTCAAACAGCGTGGGCTCGCCATCGCCTGCAATGTGAACGTTTATGTCCACCGAAGTAGCCGAATGCAGCTTTTCTACAATTGCAATTATTTCATTGTTCGATATTGCATTGCCGCTCCCTCTGTAGCTGTTGTCATCGTGGCATGCCACGCCAAGCTTCTTGTCGAAAATGCAGTTTTCATTGCATATACGTTTGCTTACGACTACTCCTTGCGGCACTGTTTTGTCTATTCTGAGATTCAATGATTTTGTCCTACCCAATTTTTTTTCTATTATTTCTATTGCCTTTTCCTCTGGGGTCATTGGAACACCATTAGAGTCTTTCGCGCCTCTTGATGGCCCGTATTTTGCCAAGCGCAATCTTTGAGATTATGCAATCAACAGTCTCTTCAGGAGTGAGATTCGTGTTGTCTATCTCAATTACCTGTGCCTTGCCTCTTTCCCTTAGCTCCGCGGCGTACTTATAGAATTCCGAATCAATAAATGCCATTATCTTCGAGTCCCAGTCCAAACTGCTGTTTTTCACAGCTTCTCTTCGTGCAATCCTTCTAACCCGCTCTTCTTTGCCAACATGAAGGAACACCACAATGTCCGGATGCACTAGAGATCTTTCGGCAGAAGCAACAATGTCATTTATTACAGATTTGTTGGCATCGCCATCGTACAGGGCATCGTAGGCAAAGTGATACGCCTTTGTGGAGTAAATGGATCTAACGAGTATTGTATCGATACCCTTCCTTTCGTTTTCAGCGGCCTCGTTGGAGGATAACTGATTAGTTCCTAGGAAGTATATCAGCCTGGCTAAAATTAGATCGCCAGCCTGGCCATTTAGAAAGTCCCGGAGGTCCGGCAGGAAGTCAACCCTCTTGGATTGCTCTATGACCTTAGATCCTGGCATTCTTTCAGAGAGCATTGCAGATATGGTAGATTTGCCGGAACCGTCACACCCTTCTATCGCTAAGATGACCATGCGGATACACCTGCTAAGAGTTGCCACTCACTCCCATTTATAGTATAGCTGTTTTTCACGTTTGGTTATAATTTAAATATAATACTGCGCGGCGGTGCAATATCGATTGGGATGGAAACGCGAAAAATGCTGAAAAAAGTAAGTATGCAGGTATTTTGGCGTTAGACGATAGTATAGCTTAGCGACGTCAGAATTGATAGCTCGGCAACTAATTTATTTTTATATATATAAATCTTTTGCTATGTAGAAAGGTATAAATATATGATAAAATAATATATTTACTGGTGTAAATATGACCAAACAAAAAACCAATTCGGATGGCATAACAAGAAGGATCTTCACGAAGGAAGTCGTAAAGTTGCGGGAGAGTTATAACGGCAAGGTAAGCGAGGAAGAGATGAAGAGCATAGGTGCAATACTGGAAACGGTAGATGCGACGTTTATTGGAACAAGCCGCTACAGCAAACCAGAAAATGGCTATGATCTCATAGCAAGCAGCATATACGCGGCGGCAGTTCAGGCAAAAATGAATGGCCATGACAACCTCTGGAAGGATTTGGCATCCGTAGAGAATTCTGACTCGCTAATAAACAAGTTCAGCAGGTTTGTTAAATCAGATGCCGCCATTGTGGAGCAGAGAAAGAAGAAGTTTGATAAATTACAGTATCTCAGGGAAGTTGAAAACACACCGGGAGGGCTCGCAAGCATTCTTTCAAGCGAAAAAGGCAGGGCGGATCTGCTCAAGCAGCTCAGGAGGATAGAGAAGGAATCCTAAATCTAGGTAATTGCGAGATTTCATGCTCGCAATGCCAAGCCGTTGTGTATTGGAGAATGCGCAGGCGTGAACTCAGATAGTGGCGCGTGGTCTTTTGCGCCTGCGGCCCATCTCTTTCAGGTAAAGCCTGAAGAGGTCCATTCTTCTGCTTGCGTTTCTGAGCAAAAAGTCAGTCATGCCCATTGAGTAAATGCTGCCCCTATATATGTTCTTCGTTACGAATCTCATTCCGAAGCCGGTGGCGCGCTTCACTGCCCCGGGTGTAACGGCGTTGGTAATCCTTTCGGTAAAAAATACACCGCTTCTTGCGAAGTCGTAAACCGCATCATAGAACGATTCGTCAAGCATGGCAACCGCGTCGGTATTTCTTATGTCGGGGTGCGTTACGGTTTCTACGAAATACATCATGTAGCGCCCCCTTTTCTCCAGCGAGTATACGTTGTTTGCGGTTATCTCCTGATCTAGCATAAGGCCCTTTTTGGCTTTCCTGAACATTTTTTCCTTTAGTGCAACAAAATGCCAGTAACCAAGTATGTTCAAATTTCCATCGACAAGATACCTCGAAGAGTAAGGGCTCTTCTTGAAAACCGGTACCCAGTTCTCGCGCGTCCCTTCCTCCTCCTTGGTTATGCCCTTCATGTCTGCGTAATCCAGATAGATAAGCCTGTCAAGCAGGGATTCGTAGCTGTATTTTCCGCTTAGAAATGGGTGATATGGAATTACGGCAAGTGTTTCGAACATTGTATCGCGCTTTGATCAGTTTAATAATCCAGCAAAGATTATGCGTCATGCAAGTTATAAAAACTTTCATCGGATTGCAGTACAGTTTGCATCCCTATACTCCGCAAGAATCAGATACGGATGGGTAAAGCGACAAGAACCATTTGCTTTGCTTCGCCCTTTTTCCAGGATGGCTCGTATGTTGATATGCCACTCTTGCTTCATTCTGCAACTCTCATGCACACTGCAATTATTAAAAAGTGTCTCAGCTCTACAGTAACAGTTAAAAGATTTTATATTGATAATCAAATCAGTGCGTTCTATGGAAGATATATATCATAGTGTATTGGAAATCTCCGGAGATAAACTTAAGATAGAGGACATTGTCCGCGTAGGCAATTCTATCCCTGGAACAGTTATGGTGAGACTGTCCAAAAATGCAGAAGACTCCATGCGCAAATCTAGGAAGTTTGTGGATGAAGCTGTTGAAAACAAATTAACAATATATGGCATTAACACTGGTTTCGGTTCACAGGCTGAGAATGTGATATCGAGCGAAGATGTTGCTCTCCTGCAGCGCTACCTGATAGTAAGCCATTCTGCAGGGGTAGGAGACCCTTTCAGTCAGGAACTGATAAGAGCTTCAATGCTGATAAGGGCAAATACGCTGGCAAAGGGCAACTCAGGAATCAGGATAGAAGTAGTGCAAACGCTCATAGATATGATAAACAAAGGCGTGGCCCCGTTTGTGCCTAGGAAGGGATCGCTAGGCGCCAGTGGAGATCTGGCCCCGTTATCGCATATTGCGCTAGTAATGACACGCGACCCGAGGGATACACACATAAAGATTGAGGATGAGCTAGCCAAGAAAGCAGCTTCTGGGATGCATTTCGATGATGACGAACGCAGAAAATCTCTAAAGGAGTCTGGAGAGGCATATCTTTGGTCGTCTGAAAGAAGCTCATGGGAGCGGATGACCGGAATTGAAGCAATGGCAAAGGCCGGAATCAAAAGGATAACCTTGAGCGCAAAGGAAGGTCTTGCATTGAACAATGGAAGCACGGTTTCGGCCGCTATGGCGGCATACGCCATCCATTACGGAGAAAACTTGCAGCGCAGCGCAGACATAATAGCCGCGCTAACCACGGAATCTGTTAAGGGTTTCGAGTCCGCATTCTATGAAGAGCTTCATGCGACACGTCCGCACCCGGGGCAGGCTGAATCTGCCAAAAGGATACGCAATTACTTGAAATCTAGTGGAATGGTTACGCACATAGAGCAGATACAAAACTCGCGAAATGTATATCAGGACTTTAAAAAGGTTCAGGACTCGTATTCTATAAGGTGTATTCCCCAGGTTCATGGCCCGGTGATAGACACGCTGAGGTCCTCGAGAGAAATGATTGATAAGGAGATCAATTCTGCAACCGATAATCCATTGATAATGCCGGACAACAGCTACTTTAACAAGAGTTTCAGCGGAGGCAATTTCCACGGCCAGTACATAAGCCTCTACATGGATAATCTCGGCACAGCACTCGGCATACTCGGCAACATAGCCGAGAGAAGGATTTTCAAGCTCGTGACAAGGAATCTGAGCGAAGGGCTGCCAGGGTTTCTGATATCTCCAGCACCGGATAAGGCCGGGCTCATGAATGGTGCGATGATACTTCAGTATACTGCAGCACACCTGGTATCGGAGAACAAGGTATTCTCGCATCCAGCGTCAGCTGATAGCATACCCTCGTGCGAAGACAAAGAAGATTTCGTAAGCATGGCGCCCATAGCAGCCAGCAAGGCACTGGCGATACTGGAAAACTCTGAGAATATACTTGCAATAGAGCTTTGGTGCGATATAGTCGCCCTCAGGATCAGGATGAAAGAGGGCCTTACACCAAGCGATAACGCCAAAAAGGTCCTTGGTCTCTTCAAGGACAAGGTTGCGGAGTTTGAGGAGGACAGAGTAGTCTATGACGAGGTGAGGGAGCTGAAGGCGTTCATACACGATGGCGGGCTGCAGTCCATGACCCGGCAGTAAGCTCTTCACTTCTGCCTAAACAGGCCCAAGAAGACCTTTGCATCGTTTACCATGTTTTCGATACTTGCATATTCATTAGGCTGATGCGCTACGTCGTCCCCCGTGAACCAAACGGCGGTCGGGAAGCCCTTCCTCCTAAAGAATGTGGCGCACGTGCCTCCACCTATGCCCACGGGTTTCAGCTCAAAGCCCCTATATTCCTTTACTGTTCCGCGCAGAAGCTTTACAATTTCGGCCGACACGGGAGTCGCCTGTGGTGCAGCATTCTTCTCTTCTATATCTATGGTTATCTTTGCAGGGCTGAATTCAGGAGATTTGGAAAATTCTTCGATATCTCTAAGTACCTGATTTATGTCGTAACATGGCAATATTCTAGAGTCAAGGTAGAACACCTCCTTGCCTGGAACAATGTTTACGCTGTCTACATTCTTTTCGTGCTTCGTCATTTCAAAAGTAGAAACGCTAGGTTCGAATATAGGGTCGCGGGCGCTGTACTTTTCATGGAGAAGGTTGTCCAGTCTATAGAAGAACTTGATTGCCACGCGAAGTGCGTTGACTCCATCGTCAGGCGTACTTGCATGCACCTGCTTTCCCTCAAACGTGAATTTGAGCCAGAGAACGCTCTTTTCGGCAACCTCAACCTTACTACCATCACTTGTGCTCCAGTCGGGGACCATGAACATGTCGGAACTGGAAAACAGTCCCTTTTCTTCAACAAGTTTTTCAATGCCATATACGCTTCCCAGCTCCTCGTCCGCCACTATTGCCAGCCCAAAGTTAATGGGGGGGTTTGAGCCTGAATCCTTTAGTGCCCTGAGCGCGTATAGGGCGCTAACAAGGCTTTGCCCGTCATCCATGCTGCCCCTGCCATATATCTTACCATCCCTTATAGTTGCGGTAAAAGGGTCAGTTTTCCAAGCTTCCAAATCGCCTGCCGCCACCGTGTCCATATGCGGCACCAACC contains:
- a CDS encoding histidine ammonia-lyase; translation: MEDIYHSVLEISGDKLKIEDIVRVGNSIPGTVMVRLSKNAEDSMRKSRKFVDEAVENKLTIYGINTGFGSQAENVISSEDVALLQRYLIVSHSAGVGDPFSQELIRASMLIRANTLAKGNSGIRIEVVQTLIDMINKGVAPFVPRKGSLGASGDLAPLSHIALVMTRDPRDTHIKIEDELAKKAASGMHFDDDERRKSLKESGEAYLWSSERSSWERMTGIEAMAKAGIKRITLSAKEGLALNNGSTVSAAMAAYAIHYGENLQRSADIIAALTTESVKGFESAFYEELHATRPHPGQAESAKRIRNYLKSSGMVTHIEQIQNSRNVYQDFKKVQDSYSIRCIPQVHGPVIDTLRSSREMIDKEINSATDNPLIMPDNSYFNKSFSGGNFHGQYISLYMDNLGTALGILGNIAERRIFKLVTRNLSEGLPGFLISPAPDKAGLMNGAMILQYTAAHLVSENKVFSHPASADSIPSCEDKEDFVSMAPIAASKALAILENSENILAIELWCDIVALRIRMKEGLTPSDNAKKVLGLFKDKVAEFEEDRVVYDEVRELKAFIHDGGLQSMTRQ
- a CDS encoding thymidylate kinase; translated protein: MVILAIEGCDGSGKSTISAMLSERMPGSKVIEQSKRVDFLPDLRDFLNGQAGDLILARLIYFLGTNQLSSNEAAENERKGIDTILVRSIYSTKAYHFAYDALYDGDANKSVINDIVASAERSLVHPDIVVFLHVGKEERVRRIARREAVKNSSLDWDSKIMAFIDSEFYKYAAELRERGKAQVIEIDNTNLTPEETVDCIISKIALGKIRAIKRRERL
- a CDS encoding Radical SAM domain protein; protein product: MTPEEKAIEIIEKKLGRTKSLNLRIDKTVPQGVVVSKRICNENCIFDKKLGVACHDDNSYRGSGNAISNNEIIAIVEKLHSATSVDINVHIAGDGEPTLFETELLDLISRMRKIGYIKNIKLTTNGTRLSGGNPNLASRLKDAGLNEVNVSMHSLDRTEFKRITGIDAQEAVMKGVISAIGSGLKTSVNVLIRDETFAELDDYIALSDNLGIRIKFFHIIDQSGQNQEHFDQLLKEFEKRLDARASSAYSYIQPYYGKIFIIGNAIIDLKDSLTNNCPVVNCKARSACLEGCRYYARLSPTGILQPCGARTDNLIDLKNDAVSHEQIYKSLLSGGKILYENLAAVIE
- a CDS encoding acetylornithine deacetylase or succinyl-diaminopimelate desuccinylase, giving the protein MTTTRKNIGELLDTKEMVDTLSKMIAIKAISPKSGGAGEMERAQFLRSILERWGFEVKEYDYTDSDGVKRPNLVVKYGDNDRTLWLVPHMDTVAAGDLEAWKTDPFTATIRDGKIYGRGSMDDGQSLVSALYALRALKDSGSNPPINFGLAIVADEELGSVYGIEKLVEEKGLFSSSDMFMVPDWSTSDGSKVEVAEKSVLWLKFTFEGKQVHASTPDDGVNALRVAIKFFYRLDNLLHEKYSARDPIFEPSVSTFEMTKHEKNVDSVNIVPGKEVFYLDSRILPCYDINQVLRDIEEFSKSPEFSPAKITIDIEEKNAAPQATPVSAEIVKLLRGTVKEYRGFELKPVGIGGGTCATFFRRKGFPTAVWFTGDDVAHQPNEYASIENMVNDAKVFLGLFRQK
- a CDS encoding transcriptional regulator, HxlR family is translated as MERIEMCPTLEVLHLLGRKWAVPVLDEIYFSEKYARFNDMASSLHPITPRELNLMLLKLVDSGIVEKVDLRGKTAYTLTKRGVLVHDLIKAIKRQGNKLGNEGYDCVNTRCSQCAQFKVCLNE
- a CDS encoding PfkB domain protein, with the translated sequence MDEVKKAPELVIFGDLGYDELHAPDINMKMQGGSAYYAAAGASRFSDRVGLLSIVGSDYDMGKLALLGADTEGVQTSPGSSFLCVCKYAKDGYKRDIQIFPGVRERFSIRMIPEHYLKCKYYYIATTDPKKQGDVASYIRSTVKGAVIGIDTVKEYLVSRHAEISAAMAVADVLFFDMNEFRLIDKPLLESKAFVYKLGRYGAVYSGKGTAFHAQAPRVKQVEKSGSGDILGGAFMAQTAAGAGPESALKNAVELATMSVTAFGIEHIIKNRA